A single region of the bacterium genome encodes:
- a CDS encoding O-antigen ligase family protein translates to MDKPLLSFSLLLILLFLLPQFIFPLAEDSYLIPKFTLLYFGIILILFLSIRNLKHQILNVHLSLIAYCLVVFLVLNIISLSYASSIQLAAKEIQKWVFLVLLYFIFIWLIRTEKQLEKIGYSLLVSGLVTAIWTILQDYRIPLFRVLPRLPDWRGYLVAGLGNSDYVAGFLVSIFPLGFVYYAGVTETKRKVFLFISLSLIYAALIITFSVGANAGLILGMTLVLGYMFYHRKQQGWFQDIRRWLWLILIFAGITAFYSLPIPFNGRGESIFTQAFKSARWKEGGNTRFVIWSNTWELIKAQPFFGTGAGNFTYRYLDYIAPQILTNPRMKPYSGEYTNAAHNEILHTWAELGLPGVIILLLLITSFYFSVWRILFKQTEMLSRNPKTNESLNTNDCLLSASLLGGIGGFTALLIYGLMSYPLHLPTTAMVFIFYLAIPEIILNLSNQSPILDSSTSKPRPQFESISFSLSTSFYLLSSILFILLSFWAVRPFIADIYFRIGKDALKIQNEPQAVAAFIAATKWDNHADAHYHLGELYLRGRDYGGQITLAITEFESARKQRNDKYLLYELGVAYQLAERYQDALTCFKPLTERQPDNPEYWERLSYVYLKLGKLDLSHEAHLKATELKNND, encoded by the coding sequence ATGGATAAACCGTTATTATCATTTTCTCTTCTCCTGATATTATTATTCCTTCTCCCGCAATTTATTTTCCCGCTTGCTGAGGATTCCTATCTTATTCCAAAATTTACCTTATTATATTTCGGCATTATCCTAATCTTATTTTTATCAATCAGAAATCTTAAACATCAGATCTTAAATGTGCACTTATCGCTGATTGCTTACTGCTTAGTGGTCTTTCTTGTTCTCAATATTATCTCGCTTAGTTATGCATCAAGCATCCAGTTAGCTGCGAAAGAAATCCAGAAATGGGTCTTTTTAGTTTTGCTGTATTTCATTTTTATTTGGCTAATCCGAACCGAAAAACAGCTCGAAAAAATTGGGTATAGTTTACTTGTTTCTGGATTAGTAACCGCTATTTGGACGATACTGCAAGATTACCGAATACCATTATTCCGAGTGTTACCAAGACTACCTGACTGGCGCGGATATTTGGTTGCCGGGCTGGGTAATTCCGATTATGTCGCCGGATTTCTCGTTTCGATATTTCCGCTCGGCTTTGTTTACTATGCTGGTGTTACTGAAACGAAACGGAAAGTTTTTTTGTTCATCAGCTTATCCTTGATTTACGCGGCGTTAATTATCACGTTTTCAGTTGGAGCAAATGCAGGTTTGATTCTCGGGATGACTCTGGTTCTCGGATATATGTTTTATCATCGGAAACAACAAGGTTGGTTTCAGGATATTCGTCGTTGGCTCTGGCTAATACTTATTTTTGCTGGGATTACTGCGTTCTATTCATTACCGATTCCATTCAATGGTCGCGGCGAATCTATTTTTACCCAAGCATTTAAATCCGCTCGCTGGAAAGAGGGCGGGAATACCCGATTCGTTATCTGGTCGAACACTTGGGAACTTATCAAAGCCCAGCCGTTCTTTGGAACCGGCGCCGGCAATTTTACTTATCGCTATCTTGATTACATCGCCCCCCAGATTTTAACGAATCCGCGAATGAAACCATATTCCGGCGAATATACGAATGCAGCGCATAATGAGATCCTTCATACTTGGGCAGAACTCGGGCTACCTGGAGTTATAATCTTACTTTTACTGATTACTAGCTTCTATTTTTCTGTTTGGAGAATACTCTTTAAGCAGACTGAAATGTTATCTCGTAACCCTAAAACCAATGAATCTCTAAATACTAACGACTGTCTATTGTCTGCCTCTTTACTTGGGGGAATCGGTGGGTTTACCGCACTGCTCATCTATGGATTAATGAGTTATCCGCTTCATCTACCGACAACCGCTATGGTGTTTATCTTCTATCTTGCGATTCCGGAGATTATTTTGAATCTTAGCAATCAATCTCCAATCCTCGATAGTAGCACATCAAAACCCCGACCACAATTTGAAAGTATCAGCTTTTCCCTATCTACTAGCTTCTATCTTCTAAGTTCAATCTTATTTATCCTTTTATCATTCTGGGCGGTTCGTCCGTTCATCGCCGATATCTATTTCCGTATCGGGAAAGATGCGTTAAAAATCCAGAATGAACCGCAAGCGGTAGCTGCATTTATTGCTGCCACAAAGTGGGATAACCATGCGGATGCGCATTATCATCTTGGCGAGCTCTATCTTCGCGGTCGAGACTACGGCGGGCAGATTACTTTAGCGATAACCGAATTTGAATCCGCTCGAAAACAACGGAACGATAAATATCTACTTTATGAACTTGGAGTCGCATATCAATTAGCAGAACGATATCAGGATGCATTAACCTGTTTTAAACCTTTAACGGAACGACAGCCGGATAATCCGGAATATTGGGAGCGATTATCGTATGTATATCTAAAACTTGGAAAGCTTGATTTATCTCATGAAGCGCATCTGAAAGCAACTGAACTGAAAAACAATGATTGA
- a CDS encoding ChbG/HpnK family deacetylase, which produces MRIISFLLILSILSGVLFEVTMTKGELNNMTSIVEKPRTRLIIRCDDIGLCHGVNMAFRRVAEQGMVTAASVMVTTPWIDEAVEILNQHPEISVGVHLTLNSEWKEYKWGPILPYDQVPTLVNEFGKFYSTRKEFMAHKPKVGEVAKEIRAQLDFALRKGLKISYIDNHMGTAISTLEFQQEMEKLAKEYRIGISRYFGEIDIGNVYSFPPEQKLAEGLKLLDAMTTAGTYLLVCHIGTDTPEMQAMTDVHPFGLKNMSVHRQAEADMLCNAQFKQALQKKGIQLIGYNELIKEGLDTMKRPFTSDTYETVMQDTTIRPVK; this is translated from the coding sequence ATGCGAATTATTTCGTTTTTATTAATTTTAAGTATTTTATCTGGTGTTCTATTTGAAGTAACTATGACTAAAGGAGAACTCAACAATATGACATCCATAGTTGAAAAACCTAGAACCAGGCTGATTATCCGTTGCGATGATATCGGACTCTGTCACGGGGTAAATATGGCATTTAGACGGGTTGCAGAACAGGGAATGGTTACTGCGGCTTCAGTTATGGTTACCACTCCCTGGATAGATGAAGCGGTTGAAATCCTGAACCAGCATCCGGAAATCAGCGTTGGTGTCCATTTAACGCTCAATAGCGAATGGAAAGAATATAAATGGGGACCGATTCTTCCCTATGACCAGGTTCCGACTCTGGTAAATGAATTCGGGAAATTCTATAGCACCCGGAAAGAATTTATGGCACATAAACCGAAAGTAGGTGAAGTAGCGAAAGAAATCCGGGCGCAACTTGATTTTGCGCTCCGAAAAGGTTTGAAAATCTCGTATATCGATAATCATATGGGCACAGCGATATCAACGCTTGAATTCCAACAAGAGATGGAGAAACTCGCAAAGGAATATAGGATCGGGATCTCGCGATATTTCGGAGAGATAGATATCGGGAACGTATATTCGTTTCCGCCGGAACAGAAATTAGCGGAAGGATTAAAACTCCTTGATGCGATGACCACCGCTGGAACCTATCTCTTGGTCTGTCATATCGGAACGGATACTCCGGAGATGCAAGCGATGACAGATGTTCATCCGTTCGGTTTAAAAAATATGTCTGTCCATCGGCAGGCGGAAGCGGATATGCTCTGCAATGCGCAGTTCAAACAAGCACTTCAAAAGAAAGGGATTCAACTTATCGGATATAATGAACTGATTAAAGAAGGACTGGATACAATGAAACGTCCGTTCACTTCTGATACCTACGAAACCGTGATGCAAGATACGACCATTCGACCGGTAAAATAG
- a CDS encoding ABC transporter ATP-binding protein, which yields MLISATNLHKTYRFDQTEVLALRGVDIQIKSGEFIAIMGPSGSGKSTLMHILGCLDKPSQGEYQLDGIKVSELDDKALSRIRNTQIGFVFQFHNLLPQLTVLENVEMPLIYAGVSRRIRTKKAKELLDAVGLGHRLNHVSTKLSGGESQRAAIARALANDPKLILADEPTGNLDTKTGEQIMALFQKINEMGRTIVLVTHEHDIAQHAKRIIFVKDGKIQFDHPIQEKDRIIAKEIKSL from the coding sequence ATGCTAATTTCTGCGACGAATCTCCATAAAACTTATCGGTTCGATCAGACCGAAGTTTTAGCGTTGCGCGGAGTTGATATCCAAATTAAATCGGGTGAATTTATTGCAATTATGGGCCCTTCCGGTAGCGGGAAATCAACCTTAATGCATATTCTTGGCTGTTTAGATAAACCGTCTCAAGGGGAATATCAACTCGATGGAATTAAAGTTAGCGAGTTGGATGATAAAGCGTTATCTCGAATTAGAAATACGCAAATTGGGTTCGTATTCCAGTTTCATAATCTATTACCGCAGTTGACCGTGCTTGAGAATGTAGAGATGCCATTGATTTATGCCGGAGTATCGCGTCGGATACGAACTAAAAAAGCGAAAGAGTTGCTTGATGCTGTCGGATTAGGCCATCGGCTGAATCATGTTTCCACCAAACTATCCGGCGGAGAAAGTCAACGGGCAGCGATTGCGCGTGCGCTCGCGAACGACCCGAAACTGATTCTTGCGGATGAACCAACCGGTAACTTGGATACAAAAACTGGCGAACAAATTATGGCGCTATTTCAAAAAATTAACGAAATGGGGAGAACTATTGTTCTAGTTACTCACGAGCATGATATTGCGCAGCATGCCAAACGTATCATCTTCGTTAAAGACGGTAAAATTCAGTTTGACCATCCGATACAAGAAAAAGACCGGATTATAGCCAAAGAAATAAAAAGTTTGTAA
- a CDS encoding class I SAM-dependent methyltransferase translates to MIIDYSQRTNIDVRYRKQKADGRAGWNDCYQMRFVQINEFLARYSIPQHCRILELGCGAGNIVLYLAERGYEAFGIDLSPEAIAWAEEKKTLLGLSATFSLGNIIELADYSTDYFDCIIDGECLQMVIGSDRKQCLSNICRVLKPAGLFVAAALLLNESLQDRYYINPDNIFDPQTQCLTQHGLPYYYLSREKEFFTELNTAAFEILELKRSPPKHTDHPLIASRISVVARKIKY, encoded by the coding sequence ATGATTATTGATTATTCGCAAAGAACCAATATTGATGTCAGATATCGGAAACAGAAAGCTGATGGGAGAGCTGGCTGGAATGATTGTTATCAGATGCGGTTCGTTCAAATCAACGAATTTCTTGCCAGATATTCAATACCGCAACATTGTCGAATACTCGAATTAGGGTGTGGTGCTGGGAATATTGTTTTGTATCTTGCGGAACGCGGTTATGAAGCGTTTGGTATCGACTTAAGTCCCGAAGCCATCGCTTGGGCGGAAGAGAAAAAAACACTCCTTGGCCTATCTGCTACCTTTTCCCTGGGTAATATAATCGAGTTAGCTGATTATAGTACCGATTATTTCGATTGCATTATTGACGGCGAATGTTTGCAGATGGTTATCGGTTCCGACCGTAAACAATGTCTATCGAATATCTGTCGTGTTCTAAAACCAGCAGGATTATTCGTCGCAGCTGCGCTCCTGCTGAATGAATCCTTACAGGACCGATATTATATTAATCCGGATAATATTTTCGACCCGCAAACCCAATGTTTGACTCAGCACGGGCTCCCATATTATTATCTCTCGCGGGAGAAGGAGTTCTTCACTGAACTTAACACAGCAGCATTTGAAATTCTTGAATTGAAACGGTCCCCACCGAAACATACTGACCACCCACTGATTGCCAGTAGGATTTCTGTTGTAGCAAGAAAAATAAAATATTAA
- a CDS encoding SGNH/GDSL hydrolase family protein, with the protein MVKDITVLFQGDSITDAGRNRNESDSLGFGYVLFAASWFHASHPEKPVRFLNRGISGNRIKDLQARWKQDCLDLTPDIVSILIGINDTWRRYDQNDPTTAEQFEVKYRDILNQTSQCGAKIVLCEPFILHISEDRIRYREDLNPKIAVVHKLAEEFNAILVPFDKIFQQVSSVRPPSFWAVDGVHPTPVGHALMAQYWLQKVEPLLLFNSVS; encoded by the coding sequence ATGGTAAAAGATATAACGGTTTTATTTCAAGGTGACAGTATCACCGATGCCGGACGAAATCGAAATGAATCGGATTCGTTAGGGTTTGGCTATGTATTATTTGCTGCGAGTTGGTTTCATGCGTCGCATCCGGAAAAACCAGTTCGATTTTTAAACCGTGGGATTAGTGGAAATCGAATAAAAGATTTACAAGCGCGTTGGAAGCAAGATTGCTTGGACTTAACCCCGGATATTGTATCGATTCTTATCGGCATCAATGATACCTGGCGTCGGTACGACCAGAACGACCCGACTACCGCTGAACAGTTTGAAGTAAAATATCGGGATATTTTGAATCAAACCAGCCAGTGCGGCGCAAAAATAGTGCTCTGCGAACCGTTTATTCTCCATATCTCAGAAGACCGGATTCGATATCGAGAAGATTTAAATCCGAAAATAGCAGTGGTACATAAATTAGCAGAAGAATTTAATGCGATTCTGGTTCCCTTCGATAAAATATTTCAACAGGTATCAAGTGTCCGTCCACCATCATTCTGGGCCGTTGACGGCGTCCATCCGACTCCCGTAGGTCATGCGTTAATGGCACAATATTGGTTACAAAAAGTTGAACCTTTATTACTATTTAATTCCGTCAGTTAG
- a CDS encoding DUF4914 family protein, translating into MQLSNKLQSFNATPPWAILHLPPEVDAILSASPQVTLGENIEQLVDVACGGPNSDTFTVAYDVPGKGVVVEAVVNRVRNGIVANYTDPYMRRRDPDSLIVADDKPTDKKRFDELFGNNFEVLRQETFAWLKQQKLLVFAFIAGQKEMGVDAVAIAPDNAGFFALGLALLQGIIAPNQLSPRFKPRAIVYIAPPFRHSHFHGKQIVVHNRHEELHEIFAYNLYPGPSAKKGIYGVLIELGAREGWVAAHCSTVQVITPYDNSITIMHEGASGGGKSEMLEHVHRQPDGRLLIGQNIVTGEQRFLSLPRACDLAPVNDDIALCHPSLQKDDGKLYLTDAEDAWFVRVDHITEYGTDPFLEKLTAQPDTPLLFLNIDAVPKSRALIWEHIEDEPGKRCPNPRVIIPRKIVPEIVNRAVAVDIRSFGVRTPPCTKENPSYGIIGLFHILPPALAWLWRLVAPRGHANPSIIKTEGLSSEGVGSYWPFTTGRRVDQANLLLRQIIETPRVRYVLCPNQYIGAWRVGFMPQWIMREYLARRGSAKFKSDQIQPARCPLLGYAIYSMHVEGTTIPHWFLQVETQPEVGLEGYDAGAQILYDFFRQELVKYLEPDLDVLGQNIIYCCLDGGKISDYVQFIQHE; encoded by the coding sequence ATGCAATTGTCGAATAAACTACAATCGTTTAACGCAACTCCGCCGTGGGCGATATTACATTTACCACCCGAAGTTGATGCGATATTATCAGCGAGTCCGCAGGTGACTCTTGGAGAGAATATCGAGCAGTTAGTTGATGTTGCTTGCGGCGGACCAAACAGTGATACATTTACAGTCGCCTATGATGTTCCCGGAAAAGGTGTGGTGGTTGAAGCGGTTGTGAACCGAGTACGAAATGGCATCGTTGCAAATTATACTGACCCATATATGCGCCGTCGTGATCCGGATAGTCTAATCGTTGCGGATGATAAACCAACAGATAAAAAACGGTTCGACGAATTGTTTGGCAACAATTTTGAAGTATTACGGCAGGAAACATTCGCTTGGTTGAAACAACAGAAATTATTGGTGTTTGCGTTTATTGCTGGACAGAAAGAAATGGGCGTTGATGCGGTAGCAATCGCGCCAGATAATGCTGGGTTTTTTGCGCTCGGGTTAGCATTATTACAAGGAATAATCGCACCGAATCAATTATCGCCTCGATTTAAGCCGAGAGCGATAGTTTATATTGCACCGCCGTTTCGGCATTCACATTTTCATGGAAAACAGATAGTCGTGCATAATCGCCATGAAGAACTCCATGAGATATTTGCATACAATCTTTACCCGGGACCGAGTGCGAAAAAAGGAATTTATGGTGTATTAATCGAACTTGGTGCGCGAGAAGGTTGGGTTGCGGCGCATTGTTCTACGGTACAGGTGATAACGCCGTATGATAATTCTATCACCATAATGCATGAAGGAGCGAGTGGCGGCGGGAAAAGTGAGATGCTCGAACATGTGCATCGGCAACCGGACGGACGGTTATTAATCGGGCAGAATATCGTTACGGGAGAACAACGGTTTTTATCGTTACCGCGCGCCTGCGACCTTGCGCCAGTTAATGATGATATAGCATTATGTCATCCATCGTTACAGAAAGATGATGGGAAACTGTATCTGACGGATGCAGAAGATGCATGGTTTGTCCGAGTTGATCATATCACCGAATATGGAACCGACCCGTTTCTTGAAAAACTTACAGCGCAACCGGATACCCCGTTATTATTTCTCAATATTGATGCGGTACCGAAAAGTCGGGCGCTTATCTGGGAGCATATCGAAGATGAACCGGGAAAACGATGTCCGAATCCGCGAGTAATTATTCCGCGGAAAATCGTTCCAGAGATAGTTAATCGCGCAGTCGCGGTTGATATTCGAAGTTTCGGAGTTCGCACGCCGCCTTGTACTAAAGAGAATCCAAGTTATGGAATTATTGGATTGTTTCATATTTTACCGCCAGCATTAGCATGGTTATGGCGGTTGGTTGCACCACGTGGTCATGCGAATCCGAGTATCATCAAAACCGAAGGATTGAGTAGTGAAGGAGTAGGATCATATTGGCCATTTACCACTGGGCGGCGAGTTGACCAAGCGAACTTATTATTACGCCAGATTATCGAAACTCCGCGGGTGCGCTATGTTCTTTGTCCTAACCAATATATTGGCGCATGGCGAGTTGGGTTTATGCCGCAATGGATTATGCGAGAATATCTCGCTCGGCGTGGCAGTGCAAAATTCAAATCTGACCAAATTCAACCTGCCCGATGTCCCTTATTAGGCTATGCGATTTATTCGATGCATGTCGAAGGAACCACAATTCCCCATTGGTTTCTCCAGGTAGAAACCCAACCGGAGGTTGGGCTGGAAGGATATGATGCAGGCGCGCAAATCCTCTATGATTTCTTCCGGCAGGAATTAGTAAAATATCTTGAACCTGACCTTGATGTTTTAGGACAAAACATTATTTATTGCTGTTTAGACGGTGGCAAAATTAGCGATTATGTTCAGTTTATTCAGCACGAATAA
- a CDS encoding discoidin domain-containing protein, with amino-acid sequence MRNYKLNILNILFLLTIFSQMYAVPREIIKPYGSEFYLNGTTFRFVGVNIRGLVHYGYGYPLYWPTSGHIDENLDGVKSFGGKVIRIFAPAANTTHQENVNRLKTVLDKMDARGLKAIICLTDGYNTGYCPAGDYSYYSTQPGGWTLLDDVWFAGGFRVNYLPFVKLAVSQLKDHNAIFAWELGNELTDIKNPNNIINFALEVSSTIKSIDTSHMVTTGFIGIDHTQIGETAGYNLYASPYLDFMTQHCYNGEDQTQNWTIHSRLQKPLIIEEFGWETTYGNRTVNTVAQMTKWLDTRGARGFMHWGYQAQSYDIGDGDNRFGIDRYHFTDYSQMVSIYSSRAAQFAAITTTQPKRLTPIGTNIALSCASSQTDSIYGSGWEGYKAYDGVISGSSKWCSNGTPPPHWLALDLGQPRWVSGFTVQMPGAAGEWIIYNFKNFQIQSGTSLNGPWTTEFTVDNSPQFSSVNCLYNTPKQLRFIRIYITNCGIDNYARLPEFEVYETLPTEIKSFWQLFE; translated from the coding sequence ATGCGAAACTATAAATTGAATATCCTAAACATCCTTTTTCTACTTACTATTTTTTCTCAAATGTATGCGGTGCCACGCGAGATAATCAAACCGTATGGTTCAGAATTTTATCTGAATGGAACCACATTTCGGTTCGTTGGGGTTAATATTCGCGGGTTAGTTCATTATGGTTATGGTTATCCATTATACTGGCCTACTTCCGGGCATATTGACGAAAATCTCGATGGGGTTAAATCGTTCGGTGGAAAGGTTATCCGGATTTTTGCGCCTGCAGCGAATACAACACATCAGGAAAATGTCAACCGGTTGAAAACCGTTCTCGATAAAATGGATGCTCGTGGATTGAAAGCGATTATCTGTTTAACTGATGGATATAATACTGGATATTGCCCAGCAGGAGATTATAGCTATTATTCAACGCAACCCGGCGGATGGACGCTGCTCGATGATGTCTGGTTCGCTGGCGGGTTCCGAGTTAATTATCTGCCATTTGTTAAACTTGCGGTATCCCAATTGAAAGACCATAACGCTATTTTCGCCTGGGAACTCGGCAATGAACTGACTGATATCAAGAATCCGAATAATATTATCAATTTCGCGCTTGAAGTATCGTCAACTATCAAATCGATTGATACGAGCCATATGGTTACTACCGGATTCATCGGAATTGACCATACGCAAATCGGCGAAACTGCAGGGTATAACCTTTATGCAAGTCCATATCTCGATTTTATGACCCAGCATTGCTATAACGGGGAAGACCAAACCCAAAATTGGACGATCCATAGCCGGCTCCAGAAACCGCTGATTATCGAAGAATTCGGCTGGGAAACAACCTACGGTAATCGAACAGTGAACACCGTAGCGCAGATGACTAAATGGCTGGATACTCGCGGTGCGCGCGGGTTTATGCATTGGGGGTATCAAGCACAAAGTTATGATATCGGCGACGGTGATAATCGGTTTGGCATTGACCGATATCATTTCACCGACTACTCGCAAATGGTTTCGATTTATAGCTCTCGAGCAGCGCAGTTTGCAGCGATAACCACCACGCAACCAAAACGATTAACCCCGATTGGAACTAACATTGCGTTATCGTGCGCGAGTTCTCAAACAGATAGTATCTATGGTTCCGGTTGGGAAGGGTATAAAGCGTATGATGGGGTCATTAGCGGCAGTAGTAAATGGTGTTCGAACGGAACTCCGCCACCGCATTGGTTGGCGCTTGACCTCGGCCAACCGCGGTGGGTTAGCGGATTCACTGTTCAAATGCCGGGAGCAGCAGGTGAATGGATTATATACAATTTCAAAAATTTCCAAATTCAATCCGGAACATCTTTGAACGGACCGTGGACAACCGAGTTTACGGTGGATAATTCACCGCAGTTCAGTTCGGTTAACTGCCTCTACAATACCCCGAAGCAACTTCGATTCATTCGGATATATATCACCAACTGCGGAATTGATAACTACGCGCGACTCCCTGAATTTGAAGTCTATGAAACGCTCCCCACGGAAATAAAATCGTTCTGGCAACTCTTCGAATAA